The window CGTGTCGAACGCGCGCAGAGCATGCTCTATGCCGCGCAGGTCAATTCCAAGGCGCTGCAGCGCGTGACGCAGTACGTCCCCGACAAAGTGCCGAAGGAACGCCTCTCGCAGCAAGCCGAGATCGCCCTGTCGTCGTTCAAGGCGGGTGTCTGCGTATCGGCCAATCTCTCGATCGGCCAGTTCGACAGCCATGCCAACAACGACCCCGATCAAATGAAACTGCTGCCGGAGTTTCTCGAAGGGATCGCCTACGTGCTGCGGCGGGCCGAAGAGCTGAAGATTCGCGAGCAACTCGTCGTGATCGTGCAAAGCGAAATGGGCCGCACGCCCAGCTACAACAAGGGAAACGGCAAGGACCACTGGTCGATCGGCTCGATCATGTTCCTCGGCAAGGGGATCAAGGGGAACCGCGTCCTCGGCGCGACCGACGAGAAGCAGTTCGGTGTGAACATCGACGCCAAGTCGCTCGCCCTTGATAAAGACAACGGCATCCGCATTCGCCCCGAGCACATTCACACCGCCCTGCGCGAGTTCGCCGGCATCGCTGAGCATCCATTCGCGAAGAAGTTTCCGCTGGGTGTGGTGGAGAAGGAACGGCTGCAAGGATTTTGGGGATGAAGACCGTAACTGGCGACTTGCTCGCGCTGGCGATGGCAGGAAAGTTCGATGCCATCGTGCATGGCTGTAATTGTCAGTGCACGATGGGCAAGGGAATCGCGCTCGCCATCAAGACGCAGTTCCCAGAGGCGTATCAAGCCGATCTGAAAACCGCCAAAGGTGACAAGGACAAGTTGGGCACGATTTCGACGGCATTGATCGAGCGGCCCGGAGCAAAATTCACCGTCGTAAATGCCTACACCCAGCTGAATTGGCGAGGCCGCGGTGTGTTGGCCGATTACGACGCGATTCGCGCAGCATTCCGGCAGATCAAGGCAACATTTGCCAGGCAACGAATCGGCTATCCGAAAATTGGCGCCGGCCTGGCGGGTGGTGACTGGGATGTAATTGTCGCAATCATTGATGAGGAACTCGCGGGCGAAGATCACACCGTGGTGGAGTTCAAGCCGGCCTGACCATGAACAACTTCGGCTTGAGCGAACAGCGGATCTTCAATTCACAATTCGACCGCCGAGTCTGGCTGGCGGAGACACCCGCAGATACGGCGTTGATCTTTCTCGATGCCGAACTCTATCTGCAGCGCGTGCACGCTATCGAAGTGCTGCAGCAACTGCTTAGCGATCAAAAAATTCCGCCAGTCTCAGCAGCGTTTGTCTCGAATCACAGCGCTGCCTCCCGGCATGCGGATTATGTTTGCAGCGACGCTTATGCAACCTTCATTGCCAAAGATGTGGTCGGTTGGCTGAAGCAGCAACAACCGGCGCTGCGCGAGTTCCTCATCATCGGCTTGAGCCTCAGCGGTCTCGCCGCGGCGCATATTGCTTCGCGGTACCAAGGCACTTTTCGGGCGGCGATTTGCCAGTCGCCGTCGTTCTGGTGGGAGCAGGGCCGTTTTGCTGCAGAGTTACCTGTCGCTAAGACCTCGCAACAATACTGGATTTGCGTCGGCAGTCGCGAAACGGACAGCGGCGTATCGCATCCACCCTCGGGACTTCGGCAGGATTGGACACAGATTGCCGGTTGCGATTTTGTGTGCGCGGCGATGCGTGAGAAGGGCTACGATTTGGAATACCGCACGTATGATGGCGGTCATGATCCCGTCTGCTGGCGGGAGGATTTGCAGCAGGCGCTGCCCTGGTTATGGAAAGGCAACGCGTGTCCCTAACCGTTACACAAACCGTTCCCATCCTCCGCATCTTCGACATCG is drawn from Anatilimnocola floriformis and contains these coding sequences:
- a CDS encoding alpha/beta hydrolase; translation: MNNFGLSEQRIFNSQFDRRVWLAETPADTALIFLDAELYLQRVHAIEVLQQLLSDQKIPPVSAAFVSNHSAASRHADYVCSDAYATFIAKDVVGWLKQQQPALREFLIIGLSLSGLAAAHIASRYQGTFRAAICQSPSFWWEQGRFAAELPVAKTSQQYWICVGSRETDSGVSHPPSGLRQDWTQIAGCDFVCAAMREKGYDLEYRTYDGGHDPVCWREDLQQALPWLWKGNACP
- a CDS encoding macro domain-containing protein gives rise to the protein MKTVTGDLLALAMAGKFDAIVHGCNCQCTMGKGIALAIKTQFPEAYQADLKTAKGDKDKLGTISTALIERPGAKFTVVNAYTQLNWRGRGVLADYDAIRAAFRQIKATFARQRIGYPKIGAGLAGGDWDVIVAIIDEELAGEDHTVVEFKPA